The Triplophysa dalaica isolate WHDGS20190420 chromosome 5, ASM1584641v1, whole genome shotgun sequence genome window below encodes:
- the mansc1 gene encoding MANSC domain-containing protein 1, whose protein sequence is MSVIRTSLLLVCVLLHVCSVTSESDRETCYSRQHRGVTVNIRLALTKGTVMIPLEKPSEKDCILTCCSEDVKPGVKCNLVVYKPVEESGGENCHLFNCPSEQDCPLMVADAGVNTYNIFRGLTHPTTKVNGRTTAKPATAGNTQLSTTTPQTTTTTTTTPQTTTTPQTTTTTAPTTPQTTTTQQTTTSPTTTTQQTTTTQQTTTSPTTQQTTTTQQTTTSPTTQQTTTTATTTITTSAADTEEDPTETHVLFLTTHMTSTTTTTQPTTTTQSTSTVTKARVHQRPAVKPNRRPNKPMRGPESRSFKPTKAKTPTAQPTTTTPTTTTTIITTTTTSTTIMTSSSSAVSPASAGTPVVLLNTESKQRAVDVSSALGKNRFSRMMWKNSLVAVVVITLIFLLLILALVARKAMESFDRRHYTRLELNDLHYEV, encoded by the exons ATGTCTGTCATCAGGACCAGTCTGCTGCTCGTGTGCGTCCTGCTACACGTCTGTAGCGTAACGTCGGAGTCTGACAGAGAGACGTGTTATTCCCGACAACATCGAGGTGTCACTGTGAACATACGTTTGGCTCTAACCAAGGGAACAGTGATGATTCCCCTGGAGAAGCCATCAGAGAAAGACTGCATCCTGACCTGCTGCTCAGAAGATGTGAAGCCAG GTGTGAAATGTAATCTGGTGGTGTATAAACCAGTGGAAGAGTCCGGCGGAGAAAACTGTCATCTGTTCAACTGTCCAAGCGAGCAGGACTGTCCTCTCATGGTCGCTGATGCTGGAGTCAACACCTACAACATATTCAGAG ggTTAACTCATCCAACAACTAAAGTTAATGGAAGAACCACAGCCAAACCTGCGACTGCTGGAAACACACAACTGAGCACCACAACACCACAAACAACAaccaccaccaccacaacaCCACAAACAACCACAACACCGCAAACAACAACCACCACAGCACCTACAACaccacaaacaactacaacacaaCAAACCACAACATCACCTACAActacaacacaacaaacaactacaacacaaCAAACCACCACATCACctacaacacaacaaacaacaacaacacaacaaaccacCACATCACCTACAACACAACAAACCACAACTACCGCAACAACCACCATCACGACATCAGCAGCAGACACCGAAGAAGATCCGACAGAGacacatgttttatttctaaCCACACATATGACGAGCACTACAACCACCACACAacctacaacaacaacacaaagcaCAAGCACCGTCACTAAAGCACGAGTCCACCAGCGGCCTGCTGTCAAACCCAACAGAAGACCCAACAAACCCATGAGGGGTCCCGAGTCACGTTCATTCAAGCCCACCAAAGCCAAAACCCCCACAGCTCAGCCAACAACTACAACTCCCACCACAACCACCACTATCATCACCACGACAACAACCAGCACCAccatcatgacatcatcatcatcagcggTGTCTCCGGCGAGTGCAGGGACTCCTGTGGTTCTGCTGAACACGGAGTCAAAGCAGCGAGCTGTGGATGTGTCCTCTGCTCTGGGGAAGAACAGATTCTCACGCATGATGTGGAAGAACAGTCTGGTGGCCGTCGTGGTGATCACCTTAATCTTTCTCCTTCTCATTCTGGCTTTGGTGGCTCGTAAAGCGATGGAGTCCTTCGACCGGCGTCACTACACCAGACTGGAACTCAATGACCTTCATTACGAAGTTTGA
- the dusp16 gene encoding dual specificity protein phosphatase 16, translating to MSSVRSIGPEGLVALLEGGLDRVLLIDSRPFVEYNTCHILEAVNVNCSKLMKRRLQQDKIQITELLQHSAKGKLELQGQEVVVYDQSSPDSASLSSEAFLSILLAKLEKRFPSVHLLSGGFVEFSHLFPGLCEGKSTLVPSCISQPSLPVTSFGPTRILPHLYLGCQRDVLNKELMQHNEIAYVLNASNTCPKPDFISEWHFLRVPVNDSFCEKILPWLDRSVDFIEKAKANNGRVLVHCLAGISRSATIAIAYIMKRMNMTLDEAYRFVKEKRPTISPNFNFLGQLLDFEKKLKCASEAPIKPRAALQVDRSEDLKSEVSGSQESLSDQHLMTRGMCGLQLAEENTRPKRSFSLDIKSYAESGASPPSAHPDGPELSQPLASKDSACKPCQFSPVREVSEHSPPAKPQTASVNRSPAASPCRQALHRSGSMEETPSSVLSRSRPVALKGWHSDILLAPMAGGWYLSSDSARFYSTSAIFGCGQDLESVRRRGRQRGGDCGDSRRSWHEESSFEKQLKRRSCQMEFGDRMSETHLREDITHVASRSSFSGSMEIIEVS from the exons ATGAGTTCGGTGCGGTCCATCGGGCCCGAGGGGCTGGTGGCTCTGCTGGAGGGCGGTCTGGACCGCGTGCTGCTGATCGATAGCCGTCCATTCGTGGAATACAACACCTGTCACATTCTGGAGGCGGTGAATGTTAACTGCTCCAAACTGATGAAGAGAAGATTACAGCAAGATAAAATCCAAATCACTGAACTTCTGCAGCATTCTGCCAAGGGGAAG CTGGAACTTCAGGGTCAGGAGGTGGTGGTGTATGACCAGAGCTCACCTGACTCCGCCTCTCTTTCATCTGAAGCCTTTCTCAGCATCTTATTGGCCAAGCTGGAGAAACGTTTCCCATCTGTTCATCTGCTCTCAG GTGGTTTTGTGGAGTTCTCACATCTGTTCCCAGGTCTGTGTGAAGGGAAATCCACACTGGTTCCGTCCTGTATCTCTCAACCGTCTCTCCCCGTCACCAGCTTCGGTCCCACACGGATTCTTCCTCACCTGTACCTGGGCTGCCAGAGAGATGTTCTCAACAAG GAGCTCATGCAGCACAATGAAATCGCTTACGTACTCAACGCCAGTAACACGTGTCCCAAACCCGACTTCATCTCAGAATGGCATTTCCTGCGGGTGCCAGTCAACGACAGCTTCTGTGAGAAGATTCTGCCGTGGCTGGACAGATCAGTGGACTTCATAG AGAAAGCCAAGGCCAACAACGGAAGAGTTCTGGTCCACTGTCTGGCCGGAATCTCCCGCTCGGCCACCATCGCCATCGCTTACATCATGAAGAGAATGAACATGACGTTAGATGAAGCCTACAG GTTCGTGAAAGAGAAGCGGCCCACCATCTCACCCAACTTCAATTTCTTGGGTCAGCTGCTGGACTTTGAGAAGAAGCTCAAGTGTGCAAGTGAAGCGCCGATCAAGCCCAGAGCCGCGCTGCAGGTGGATCGGTCAGAAGATCTGAAGTCTGAAGTCAGCGGATCACAGGAGTCGCTCTCCGATCAACATCTGATGACCCGAGGGATGTGCGGTCTGCAGCTGGCGGAGGAGAACACCAGACCCAAACGCTCCTTCTCTCTGGACATCAAGTCATACGCTGAGTCTGGAGCGTCGCCACCAAGCGCTCATCCTGACGGCCCAGAACTCTCCCAACCGCTCGCTTCCAAAGATTCAGCCTGCAAACCCTGTCAGTTCTCACCCGTGCGGGAGGTTTCAGAACACAGCCCACCAGCCAAACCGCAGACGGCTTCAGTCAATCGCAGTCCCGCAGCATCTCCTTGTCGTCAGGCGTTACATCGCAGCGGCAGCATGGAGGAAACTCCCAGTAGTGTCCTGTCGAGATCCAGGCCAGTCGCGCTGAAGGGGTGGCACTCCGACATCCTCCTGGCCCCAATGGCCGGCGGCTGGTACCTCTCCTCCGATTCCGCCCGGTTCTACTCCACATCGGCAATATTCGGCTGTGGTCAGGACCTGGAGAGTGTGCGGAGACGCGGGCGGCAGCGTGGAGGAGACTGTGGCGACTCCCGCAGGAGCTGGCACGAGGAGAGCAGTTTTGAGAAACAGCTGAAACGCCGGAGCTGTCAGATGGAGTTTGGAGACAGGATGTCAGAGACTCACTTGAGAGAGGACATCACACATGTGGCCAGTCGGTCCAGTTTCTCTGGAAGCATGGAAATCATCGAGGTGTCCTGA
- the pthlha gene encoding parathyroid hormone-like hormone a: MLCSRRVLQQWIFALFLLCSPVPHHGRPVDALSSRMRRSVTHAQLMHDKGRTLQELKRRLWLQELLHEVHTAEIREAQQQSGAGGGGGSPHTVAVPIDLGVAVGTGTVHPKPAGGTKNLPISFQLEDEEGTNLPQETNKSQTYKDSPQKTNGKRKKKGRPGKRREGEKRKRRARSLGPSPPEDMESGSGRH, translated from the exons atgtTGTGTTCTAGACGGGTTCTCCAGCAGTGGATCTTTGCTCTTTTCTTACTGTGTTCTCCTGTTCCTCATCACGGCCGGCCCGTCGATGCCCTCAGCAGTCGCAT GAGGCGTTCAGTGACACACGCTCAGCTCATGCATGATAAAGGCCGGACGCTGCAGGAACTGAAGAGGCGCTTGTGGCTGCAGGAGTTACTTCATGAAGTTCACACGGCTGAGATCCGTGAAGCTCAGCAGCAGAGTGgagcaggaggaggaggagggagCCCTCACACCGTTGCCGTGCCCATAGACCTGGGGGTCGCCGTGGGAACGGGCACCGTCCATCCCAAACCCGCCGGGGGCACCAAGAACCTGCCCATCAGCTTTCAGCTGGAGGACGAGGAGGGCACCAACCTCCCGCAGGAAACCAATAAATCTCAAACGTACAAAGACAGCCCGCAGAAGACCAACGGCAAGAGGAAGAAGAAGGGGCGACCGGGGAAGAGGAGAGAGGGTgaaaagaggaagaggagggctCGCTCGCTCGGACCATCACCGCCGGAGGACATGGAGAGCGGCTCGGGCCGGCACTAA